The genomic segment atattttttcattcttttcaAAAGAAATGTTGGGtacaattttattatgtgTTATACACTTCCtcaatatattcatttttcaacataaaaaaaaaaaaaaaataaacaaataaataaataaataaataaaataataacatttctACTTATGTATAAAACTAGTTGGGTATATTCCTCCAACTTTTAAATAAGTAATCAATTCGGTATTTTCCAtactataataaaatgagGTAATAATTTCACATAACCccctcaaaaaaaaaaaaaataaaataaaataaaaataaaggactatacatataaatatgtataatatatatatatatattaaaaatatgttgttctttttttttgttattattttttgtaaggTAAAGAAAGTTTCtctttcataaaaaaaaaaaaaaaaataaaaaaaaaaaaaaaaataaaaaaaaaaataaaaaaaaaaaaaaaaaatacatataaatatataaatatataaatatatatatatatatatatatatatatatatatgtgtgacAAGGTTGTCATTCATTTggaatgaaaaagaaaatgacaACATATATAATGGAACACATAaccaataaaataataacttTTACATCTTttaacacataaatataaatatattatatatatatatatatatatatatatatatatatatttatttatatggtcGAATATAAAGAAACTTATACCCTAATACACATATGTATCATATATGTATCATATGTGTATCATATGTGTATcatatgtgtataatatatgtatcgtatatttatttatttatttatttatttattttttagaataaaaaattgtgctgaatattatttttcagtCTTTTGTGCTCATCTTTGATTTTTTCCAACTTAATTAAGTTGGTCATGttttgttcataatttttattttttataaaaaagtcATTTTCTATTTCTAGGTTTTTTAtaggatatattttttttttatgtaaatgATTGATGATATGTTCAGACTCATAAATGAATGGTGTTATTCTTTCAAGTGTTTCATGTtcaaaagaattataattatatgttggatttttataatttgtttgATAAGCTAAGTTTGTTGTTAAGAATGTTCCTAAGGAATTAAATTGTAACATTTTTTGTGCAGGTGTgtattcataaatattattattttctatttgattatatttatttttaaaattttttatacttaatttttttttataatcatatgaaaggaaaatataaaaagtatgaGAGAAAACATCGAAagttaattttatattatgatcacttctatatttatatatatatgcattttCAATTTctctaatatattttaacataatatttaatttttctttatcacatattattttattatttaaaaatttatcataatatgatggattatatatattggatattatattatttaagttttctataaaattgtaattatctttatctatattatttattttatttctttccaTCGAAATTATATGGAAGCGTATACGAACAAAGTTATCATATcttaaacaatatataatatcattagtatatataaaatcattcgtattattattctgtacgttatttatatgtttaaatatatcatataatatggatattttctttattatattcttgtCTATTGTATTCTTATTAAGTTCATCATATATACTGTACTTCTCATATCTACTAACAACATCCCCAAATCGAATATCTTCCTTCCCTCTCTTCATTCTTCACATACACTTCAAAATTTGATAAAACATTAAACAAGTTTTAATAAAACTATATTAATctatacacataaatattttcatatatattccttttgtGGGTAACACaactatataattttaaacaatcaaaaaaaaaaaaaaaataaaataaaataaaataaaaaaataaattatattatatatatatatatatatatcatagacaataaataaacaattttattcatataattaaaaatatatatatattaaaccaTATTTGTTGTCTTTCttcaattatttttatatttatttttattatttttttttttttttttttttttttttgatttgtgTATGGGCATTTGCATTCATGCATATTTTGTGCATTCAGAAggatacacaaaaaaaaaaaaaaaataataaataaaaaaaataaaataaaaataacatataaacacacatatatatatatatatatatatatatattttatatatatattatatatattttgatgatgatgataaatatattataacatgtgtatataatatttttaataacaaaatatatatatctccTTGTAGAAATAACCATTAATTTATAgcgtatatatttaaaagtagtttcccaaaaaaaaaaaaaaataaaaaaataaaataaaataaaatatataacacaaaaaaataaatacaaataaatataaataaattaatacaaataaatatttatgttaatatatatatgttaatatatatatgttaatatatatatgttaatatatatatgtcagaTGAAAGggtacataatataatatatttatatatatatatatatatatatatatatgcacttttacaaaaaaaataataaaggtaCATATAAAATCACACAAAGAAAAAGTTGTGATTAGAGATGTACAGaggataataatttttacataaaaaagaaataaagatattcattataatgataaataaataaataaataaataaataaatatataaatatatatatatattgttgttataattcgatatatttaaaattttttttatgttgtaAAGATTTTGTCTAACTCATTTACCATTTCATTCATAattttatcaatattatctttttcatcCTCATCTtcatttccatttttttttttacaatttttattttttttttgatcacAAGGAACTcgtaattttaaaataaaatttttattaatttcattCATGTTATTTTTGTAATGTAAATATGCTCGTATGGTTTCAAAACGATgactaaaaattaaatacccCACTTTAACTttgtcatcatttttatcatcatttttattaccatcatcatttttatcaccATTTTTATCAAGGTTTGTGTCATGTTGCTCGTCATTAATAAAGTTTAAAGAATACCTCTTAAAATTAAAGTTAATAAAAAACTTGAGTATGTTTTTTGTTTCTATATATGattgtaataattttacattctgttgataattttttaaataaacttcaataattttttcattttgatcTACGATTTCTCTTTGCTTTTTGTAAAAATGTttagatttattttttttcataaaggattcattttgttttttgatATCTTTTAAATGGTGTTGTTCATGATTATAatgattatcatttttatttttatttatgattactttttttttttttgatatactattattttcatttatccTTTGAgctattttttctttttcttctaactttttttttaaatgaagtTTCTCAAGATTAAAAGAaaggaatttttttttatccagGTACCTTTTAAGACTTGTATTATTAACAGGTGTATTATTAACTACCttaccttttttttctaaatataaattatatttttttcttaaattctcatttaataaaaattcatatGCACTTTTTAAAGTAGCAAAATTTTCAgcatatacttttttttcttctttctgtTCATGATGtacttcttttttatcaGGATGTAAAATTAATGCTGcctttaaatatttctttcttataatattttttgcaTTCTCGTTATTACAATCGTTTATATGTAACCCAAGAATTTTATAGATGTCTTTTCCCCGAAGTTCTTTTGGTATAAAAGATAAAtccatatttaattatataaaattaaatttttaattcttccttcctttttttaagacattaaaaagaaaaaaaattcaatcctacgtaaaaatatattaacacatatatatatatatatatatattaaacatttCAACGTGAGCCGtctctatatttttataacatcatcataataaaacaaaccaaggaaaaatattctattttatgtaaagcaaaaaaaaaaaaaaaaaaaaaatatatatatatatatatatttaatatttttatagtgatatatatttaaattgaaaaaaaaaaaaatatatatataatcatcatataaataaataaataaatacatacatacataaatatatatataatatattatgtgatatatataatattttcaaaatattctctttgaagataataaattcTATTCATCcattttataaacatatatcatcaattatataatgattatttccacctacatttttttttttttttaaaggcatatatatatatatatatatatatataaatattaagtataaaaaaaaaaaaaaagggaaattaattaaatataaatataataaaataaaatataaagatattataatatcCTTACAatgattttatttattattttcttttttaataaaatgaaaaaaaaaaaaaaagaaaagggaAACGTTATATGGCAACaatattattgtttgtactcacatatataatataatattatattatatatgtataatacttttaaaaataataaataaataattaaaatattacaatatatatatataatatatttttatatatatataatatatttttatatatatataatatatttttatatatataatatatttttatatatataatatatcatttataatatataatatatcatttataaatatataatgattaagaaaaaaaaaaaaaaaaaatctatatttttatataattcaagGACTAGATAATTATagcattatttatatgatagtaatatataatatatatatatatatatgtatataatatattattattttattttttattttttttttacaaattaaaaatgaattttttttgtttcatgtgcattttataaataaataataaaaaaaattatttatatattattatacaatttatttatttgtttcttcaagatgttgtttttataaaaaaaaacaaaaacaaattaaattaatttaaattaaattaaattaaattaaaatgtatatttaataattatatacatatattatattatatatatatatatatatatatatatatatttatttatttattttattttttatttttttgttaaaagaATGAACTGTTTTTCTGATGAAAAAATTTCACTGGCATCAAATTCATCCTTTGATTATAATAAGGTCGATGAAGAGAATATCCGAAGGGAACTTGGAAGTATTACAAAagattatgattataataatgtgaatataGATACGATacttaattatttaaattattataagaagaatattacgaatataaatatattatgttccATCAAGGATATAacaatttgttttattaaaaatatacaagatGATATAAGAACATTCATGGAAAATGATACTAGTAATTTcttgaattattatttaaaaggttttattttacaaaacTTTAATGTTCTTGgaagttataaatataatatgtatttaaataattatattaatatagatataggaatagaatataatattttaaatattcaagAAGCAGAACATTGTAATTATCaaaacttttatatttatcataataagtatattaatattcttaaatcctttttttataataaaaattttgctcaatatataaaagaagccAACATTCATTATAATCTTGATCTTTCCATAGGCGTAAGaccttttattaatttatacaaATCTATATTAGTAATAAATATTAGTAAACAGAACAAATATATAGGATCTATACATTTGATTTTGTATCCCTCAAATGAACTTAGCCATTCTTTATACAACGTTTACCATGAGTTATGTACATCAAGACTGAAGAAAAATTCAAACGACAAaagaaatgtaaataataaagacaatatatataataaagacaatatatataataacgacaatatatataataacgacaatatatataataaagacaatatatataataaagacaatatatataatgacgacaatatatataataaagacaacatacataataataaccatGGTGACCTTTATAATAAAgagttaaaaaataaatcgaATGGTAAAAATTCTactaaaaattttaaagagaatttaaataaaaatgagaaaGAAGACAAAAATATTGCGCAGCAtacaattttattaaattttttgagtacagaaatatttattgttccgtgtaataatataattaatgagtgcataaaaaaatacaagaaTATTAGAAATGCTGTGAAGCTCTTAAAATTATggtgtataaataaaaaattattatatacacttcctacatatgaaaataataaatatattaaatttaaaaaaaaggaaaaatataaatttaaaaattttttttattataataatattaattcatTTGATTTAACGCTTTTGTGTAGTTATGTatgttatacaaataatttagAAGATACAAGTGCTCttgatatttttcataagaCCATTGATTTTATTAgttcaataaatataaatgatcatTTTTATTCCTATGATAATGgtgtatttaaaataaataataaaaattatgataaaaaaagtaaaaacgaattatttgaaaaagttaataatgaaatgaataatatgaatacatTCCTTATAAATTCaacatatgatatatttaagaataaaatatatgcattTATCGAATTAATTGAGGAATCAAAAAAAgctatttattatttaaataagaaaaattatttttatttatttataaccaATAATGATTCTTATCCTCTTAATTACGAGgaagaattattttttccttttcttggaaacaattatattttaaattataattttattatagggcatataaaaaaaacattaataAAAGCTTTGGGAGATCGACTTGATGACATAACATATAGACTGGTGTCATATGAatttatggaaaaaaaaaataataaaaggaatAAACAAATGAGCaccttaaaaaataaatatatccaaCCAAACAATACGAATCATTATAACATTCACAATGATTGTAATGATAATCTGAAAAGTGatgttcataataataaaaaaaacaagtaTTCTTTGTTGAACACGTTTCAGGATGTTCTTATTAATAAAGATGCCATAactaacaaaataaaacatgatgttataaaaaagaaaatgttttTAGGCGtatccttttttataaaaacaaataatgttATTAGATATATGGATGTAtctaaatatttatacaaacCGGAAAAAATCTCAACATTCAAAAAATTTTGGAAAGATAAAGTTACCATCAGAAGAtttgaaaataatacaattttTGAAGTATTATTATGGGATACACCAGGTGAACATAAACAAAAAGAGAATTCGACAAATGAGTATAGTAGTAAGGATATAAATAGTTTAGAGGAAATCAAACAatgtgatgataaaaaaaaaaaaaaaaaaaaaaaaaagaagcaactaatacaaaatatacaagatgaaaaaaaaaattataatacatcCAACTTTGTGTTTGATAAATTATGTAGTGAATTAtatgaagataaaaatagTTCAGTACatgtacaaataataaaatatattttaaataaaatgaaattcgaagaagaaaaagatttaaaaaaatgtttttataaacatataaaaaatatggatatacaaaataataatgattttttttgttatgaatttataaaagataaaacaccatatatatattttgcaAACCCTATATTTGtcaaagatatatattttgattattatgaatGTATTTGGGAATGTTATAATGAAATTAAATCAATACTTTATAATATAAGTGAACCATATTTTacaatatgtaatataaatagtagtaatgattttttaaaaatgactGACCTAggttataagaaaaaaggaatacaaattattgatataataatagatattaaatttaataataatatatataaaaatggaatgcaatattttaaaaattatgaaattgtaaaaaatataataaaacataagtTAAGAAATGAAAGtagtaaaaatataagcaatgtagaacaaaaaaatttttatattgacATAACATTTaaacaatttatatttagattacatatatttacaagtataattattcaaaaatatttaatacaaaTTACTGATATGGATAATCTGAATATTGAAACAGTACATTATTTagataaaattaaagaatatgtttataaaccTTTAATATCTtcctttatttattattatataatgaaattcTCCTCTTTTCATATctctttaaaaatatgtaaactCTGGTGTATTTCAAACGGAATATATTGCTATCAAGATTTTATAGAAAAcatcttattttatatatatagacaaGAATTTAAAAAGCATTGTAGGAAGAATAATTTCTATCATCAAAAAGGACTCCATATGAATAATGAGTCGTTAAGTAAGTTTTGCGAGAAATACAAGTATTGGGATAGTACAAATGTAATGGGTTCTATGGACAAAGAAGTGGATAATACAAAAAGGAATCTAAATAATAGATGTGATAATAGATGTgataatatatgtgataatacatgtgataatatatgtgataatatatgtgataatatatgtgataatatatgtgataatagatgtgataatatatgtgataaTAGATGTGATAATAGATGTGATAATACATGTGATAATAGATGTGATAATATATGTGCTAATATATGTgataatatatgtgataaCCTTTTTGATCTTATTTCGGATGATGATAACATAAGTGAAGAGGACCAATTccatgaaaaagaaaaaaaaaaggatggTAGTAGCATTTTAAATATCGAGAAGGATGCCTCAGGAAAACATAACaacagaaaaaataaatatagcgAAAATATGAAGAACAAGTCATCCATTTTGAATTTAGAAAAAATCGAAAAAGACGAAGATAGCTTTTTAGATAGTTTTTCGTTTTCTTcaaagaatattttaattaaatttttaagaTTTATCCTAAATTTTGATTGGCTTAACAATCCTTTAATTATTGAATATGATGAATGTGATATTAGTGAGGAATATAAAACgaaattaattaattcttttataacaaggaaaaaaaataacaaggaaaacaaaaaaaaattttggaTAAGTTCAATATATGATCCACATTGTATATTGATAACATTACCTCAACAATCATttgatataataatgaatgcAGCAAGAATTactttacaaaatataaaggaaTTTCATCGCTCCtatgaaaaacaaaattggatctctttattttttatgaacaagaaaaattatgatataacTTTACAATTTAATAAACCAAAGGATTCTATAAGCATGCTGAAAGAAGAAATAGCGAAAGCTTCTAATCTAGGAAAGCAAGAGGAATGTGTCGATGTTACATtgtatgatgataataataatgatgataataataatgatgataataataatgatgatagtaGCAATATGGGGGATGACCAATCTGTAGATAATTCTGTTTATAATATGGAAGATCAAGAATATAGTcttgattatataaataatataaaaaaaaataaaaatgtcgATATATCTAATATGGTACATACTTTAAAGGATTATGAATTAttacatgtatataaaacacatttacaaaattttataaaagatttagaaaataaatttacaTCAGATATTTTGATTCTATATAATCCATTGTGTTTTGATGAAGTgttgaatataaataaatttaaaaacaaaatgaaaaacaaaatgaaaaataatataaacaaaaatatacatgtTCTTAATTCATGGGCAccctatatttttatatcattaaatccgaagataataaaaaatttagatataacacataatcataaaaatgaagaatataaaaatgaattaatgaacaaggaatatataaaagatatttataatacatcTTTATCattgaataatattaatttgttaatatattacatcaaAAATAATGTTAAAGATTTATTAAAGACAGTTAAATTtacaacaatataaatatatttgtaagaaaattttgaagaaatatatatatccatcttttatatagtactttataatatatatatatatatatgtatgtatatatatttatatatttatttttttattcacctattttttcataatattataaaattataacattatcatattaatatttctttatatatatatatatatacataattgtatatatttctttttcctgatatataacaaaaatatgttattaaaaatataaaacttatgacttatataaaatataaacaatatatattatgtttcaTAACATGGAAATAGTTTCTACttcaacaaaataaaataaaaatagtatacatatatatatatatatatatatatatctttttatttagaATTCACGAGATACACAagttcaatttttttattttttttttaaacatatatatatataatacattttagagatattataaaaaaaaaaaaaataagaaaaaaatattaagatgtgtataatatatttcatatcatatttttgtattcGGTCtgttatatacacatatatatatatgtattttttttttttttacacattatattagaatatatatacgtatgtattatatatatatatatatatatatatatatatatatttttttttttttttttttttttatatgtcatacataaataattattacattAATGCAAAGCATATTTTTGATATGTGTAATACTCAACTTTGGTTAACATATTatcacataaaaataataaatgaaataaataaaatgataaacactatatatatatatatatatatatatataatatataaataataaataaaatgtattatatttattacacttaaaaataaaaggttTCTTAAaactattttttattttatattaataatccAAAtacatgataataatatactgtgtattattatataaaataaataagttcATCATATATACCAATAAACGAAAATTTTGtgtcataataaatatataatatatatagagttattatatgcatataatacataattaatttatttttttattgatttttttttttatattttttttttttttttggggtgGGGGAAAGGTATTATTTTAAGTATCatgcatatattttgttatttccAAAAAACtttaattcatttaaaaaaataaaaatcttcatataacatattagtaaacaataaatacataaatatatacaatatatatatatagagagaGAAACCTTtgccatatattttttcccttttttttttttttttttttttttttgtttgtttatttcttattgatgagtcaaaaaaaaagaaacatataaaaaatggagCTGAATATGAGATTATATATACTCTTGAGCCATCTAGGTTTGGcttttattttaatgtaTGCGTTTATGAAATATGATGAATTTTACTTAGCTGTAGTATATTTATCTACAGAAAAATTCCCACGAACAGTAATGAACATATAAGAAAAGGAATATCATACGtgtttatattatgtgtACACACATACAcatacacacacacacacacatatatatatatatatatatatatatatatataattacattatGCTAtccatataattaattttttttttttttttttttttttttttttttttttttttttgaagataatttataatttttttttaatggtGTTTATAGTATTATGTAAATTACTATTAAACGTTTTTATTGGGGAACTCAGATACTTAGAAGTCGAACAACTTATAGATAACGCCCGGGCTTTTATAATGGACACCATCTTATTTCTAGTGTTATCTAAACCTACGATAAATGGTAAAGAGGTTTCCTccataattttaattaaatatttatctatCATTGTTATCCTTAAGGCATATCACTTGGTCTTATATTCTCGAGTTTC from the Plasmodium falciparum 3D7 genome assembly, chromosome: 14 genome contains:
- a CDS encoding DnaJ protein, putative; this encodes MDLSFIPKELRGKDIYKILGLHINDCNNENAKNIIRKKYLKAALILHPDKKEVHHEQKEEKKVYAENFATLKSAYEFLLNENLRKKYNLYLEKKGKVVNNTPVNNTSLKRYLDKKKFLSFNLEKLHLKKKLEEKEKIAQRINENNSISKKKKVIINKNKNDNHYNHEQHHLKDIKKQNESFMKKNKSKHFYKKQREIVDQNEKIIEVYLKNYQQNVKLLQSYIETKNILKFFINFNFKRYSLNFINDEQHDTNLDKNGDKNDDGNKNDDKNDDKVKVGYLIFSHRFETIRAYLHYKNNMNEINKNFILKLRVPCDQKKNKNCKKKNGNEDEDEKDNIDKIMNEMVNELDKIFTT